A genomic segment from Nicotiana tabacum cultivar K326 chromosome 7, ASM71507v2, whole genome shotgun sequence encodes:
- the LOC107765139 gene encoding protein NRT1/ PTR FAMILY 4.3-like — protein sequence MNKQMEMERGREKGDNNICEAETNSVDWRGRPSNSIKHGGMKAAAFVLGLQGFEIMGIAAVGNNLITYVINEMHFSLSESANIVTNFIGTIFILSLLGGYLSDSYLGSFWTLLIFAFVELSGFILLSVQAHLPQLKPPKCNNMLSTDNGDQLCEEAKGLKALIFFVALYLVALGSGCVKPNMISHGADQFNHQKQSKQLSRYFNAAYFAFSMGELIALTLLVWVQTHSGMDVGFGVSAAAMALGLITLVAGTLFYRNKPPQGSIFTPIAQVLVAAFLNRKHISPSDARMLHGTHTIKNVNPTLSHDNMGILLHTSRFRFLDKACIKVQDGNNTKEISRWRLCTITQVEQVKILISVIPIFACTIIFNTILAQLQTFSVQQGSAMNTKLTKNFHIPPASLQSIPYILLIFIVPLYDTFFVPFARKFTGHDSGITPLQRIGLGLFIATFSMVSAALMENKRRISAVNENKTISIFWITPQFLIFGLSEMFTAVGLIEFFYKQSLKGMQSFLTAITYCSYSFGFYLSSVLVSLVNKITSNSSHGGWLSDNNLNKDRLDLFYWLLAVLSFLNFFNYLFWATWYSKNQTTSATIQQDFNSKVVGDDSIA from the exons ATGAACAAACAAATGGAGATGGAGAGAGGCAGAGAAAAAGGAGATAACAACATTTGTGAAGCTGAGACTAATAGTGTTGATTGGAGAGGAAGACCTTCAAACTCCATTAAACATGGAGGAATGAAAGCTGCTGCTTTTGTTCTTG GGTTGCAAGGATTTGAGATAATGGGAATAGCAGCAGTAGGGAACAACCTGATAACATATGTGATAAATGAGATGCACTTTTCATTGTCAGAATCAGCAAATATAGTGACCAACTTTATAGGGACCATCTTTATCCTCTCCCTACTTGGAGGCTATCTCTCTGACTCTTATCTTGGCTCCTTTTGGACCCTCCTCATCTTCGCCTTTGTCGAACTTTCG GGTTTCATATTACTGTCAGTACAAGCTCATCTTCCACAGCTAAAACCACCAAAATGCAACAACATGCTAAGTACTGATAATGGAGACCAATTATGCGAGGAAGCAAAGGGTCTCAAAGCCTTAATATTCTTCGTGGCATTGTATTTGGTGGCATTAGGGAGTGGTTGTGTGAAACCAAATATGATATCTCATGGTGCTGACCAATTTAATCATCAAAAGCAGTCAAAGCAATTATCGAGATATTTCAATGCTGCTTATTTTGCATTCTCAATGGGTGAACTCATTGCTCTTACACTTCTTGTTTGGGTACAAACACATTCTGGAATGGATGTTGGGTTTGGTGTCTCTGCCGCTGCTATGGCTTTGGGCTTAATTACTTTAGTTGCTGGCACTCTTTTTTACAGAAATAAACCTCCTCAAGGAAGCATTTTCACTCCAATTGCACAG GTTTTGGTGGCTGCATTCTTAAACAGAAAGCATATTTCTCCATCAGATGCACGTATGCTTCATGGGACCCACACCATCAAGAATGTCAATCCCACATTGTCTCATGATAATATGGGTATTCTCCTTCACACCAGTCGATTCAG ATTCTTGGACAAGGCTTGTATAAAAGTGCAAGATGGAAATAACACAAAAGAGATAAGTCGATGGAGACTTTGCACAATAACACAAGTAGAGCAAGTGAAGATCCTAATTTCAGTCATTCCCATATTTGCTTGCACTATAATTTTCAATACCATTTTAGCGCAACTTCAAACTTTTTCAGTCCAACAAGGAAGTGCCATGAACACTAAACTAACTAAAAATTTCCATATCCCTCCAGCTTCTCTTCAATCAATTCCTTACATATTGTTAATCTTCATAGTCCCTCTCTATGATACATTTTTCGTCCCATTCGCGAGAAAATTCACCGGTCATGATTCAG GTATCACCCCTCTGCAACGTATAGGTCTTGGCCTATTTATCGCGACTTTCTCCATGGTATCAGCAGCCTTAATGGAAAACAAAAGGAGAATTTCTGCAGTGAACGAAAATAAAACCATATCAATATTTTGGATAACCCcacaatttttgatttttggattATCTGAAATGTTCACTGCAGTTGGACTTATTGAGTTCTTTTACAAACAATCTTTAAAAGGGATGCAATCCTTTTTAACAGCCATTACTTATTGCTCATATTCATTTGGCTTTTATTTAAGCTCAGTTCTTGTTTCTTTAGTAAATAAGATCACTTCAAATTCATCACATGGTGGCTGGCTTAGTGACAATAATCTTAACAAAGACAGACTGGATCTTTTCTATTGGTTGCTGGCAGTGCTGAGCTTTCTCAACTTCTTCAACTATCTGTTTTGGGCTACATGGTATTCGAAAAATCAAACTACATCAGCAACAATACAGCAAGATTTTAATTCCAAAGTTGTTGGAGATGATAGTATAGCATAA